The following proteins are co-located in the Tripterygium wilfordii isolate XIE 37 chromosome 2, ASM1340144v1, whole genome shotgun sequence genome:
- the LOC120006636 gene encoding E3 ubiquitin-protein ligase CHFR isoform X2: MEVGESSAAKMSSSDGEVWAKLVPSDLRYSDVEIMSNEVVICSEITSSSTEKHKWCKITRNSDLCSATIKNISSNSILVDEAPVQNEDDIVIKTGSDIVPDPDREGVLSYRFKLMPSPESQKQQIKVCIDFEHAKCSICLNIWHDVVTVAPCLHNFCNGCFSEWLRRSQEKHASVLCPHCRAIVQFVGRNHFLRNIEKDILQADTSLKRSEEEVALLDSYASIQSNLVIGTGKNHQRKRARTPMDVESDSLWFCPQCDTAFGGFRCNQSTIHLQCHACNGMMPSRTDITVPQHCLGCDRACCGAYWHAQRGMIGGDLHATCSHETFKPISQRTISQIPYLAHESNRHEQDVTKRCISQMGRTLQDIVSEWIAKLNNREIDRTRMPLNHAEMITAATHVCNECYDKLVSFLLYWFRISIPKHHLPPDVSNREDCWYGYACRTQHRSEEHARKRNHVCRPTRGGPQATHALSHTHVKPCPRAMPEGHEGHYNG, from the exons ATGGAAGTCGGTGAATCCTCCGCTGCAAAGATGTCGTCATCCGATGGTGAAGTGTGGGCCAAGCTTG TACCCTCTGACCTTAGGTATTCTGATGTTGAAATAATGTCAAACGAGGTGGTAATATGCTCAGAGATCACATCTTCTTCTACTGAGAAACATAAATGGTGCAAAATAACGAGGAATTCTGATCTATGTTCTGCGACAATAAAGAATATTAG TTCAAATTCAATACTTGTTGATGAAGCTCCTGTCCAAAATGAAGATGATATTGTTATCAAGACTGGCAGTGATATTGTTCCTGATCCTGATCGAGAAG GAGTTTTGAGCTATAGATTCAAATTAATGCCTAGCCCTGAATCTCAGAAGCAACAGATAAAG GTGTGTATTGATTTTGAGCATGCAAAATGCAGCATTTGCTTGAATATATGGCATGATGTTGTGACTGTTGCACCCTGCCTTCATAACTTCTG CAATGGTTGCTTTTCAGAGTGGTTGAGGAGATCCCAGGAGAAACATGCTAGTGTGCTCTGTCCACATTGTAGAGCAATTGTACAGTTTGTTGGAAGAAACCACTTTCTCCGTAATATAGAGAAG GATATACTACAAGCTGATACTTCTCTAAAACGATCGGAAGAGGAAGTTGCACTTTTGGATTCCTATGCATCAATACAGTCAAATCTT GTCATCGGGACTGGGAAGAATCATCAGCGAAAGAGGGCACGTACACCCATGGATGTGGAAAGTGACAGTTTATGGTTTTGTCCTCAATGTG ACACTGCATTTGGTGGATTTCGCTGCAACCAGAGCACTATCCACTTACAATGTCATGCTTGTAATGGCATGATGCCTTCCAGAACTGATATTACTGTACCACAACATT GTTTGGGATGTGATAGAGCATGTTGTGGTGCTTATTGGCATGCTCAAAGGGGTATGATAGGAGGTGACCTTCATGCAACGTGCAGTCATGAAACTTTTAAACCT ATTTCACAACGTACAATCTCTCAGATACCATATTTGGCACATGAAAGTAATCGACACGAACAAGAT GTGACGAAGAGGTGTATTAGTCAGATGGGGAGGACATTGCAGGATATTGTGTCAGAGTGGATTGCAAAGTTGAACAACCGAGAAATTG ATCGAACAAGGATGCCACTTAATCATGCTGAGATGATTACAGCAGCAACACATGTCTGCAA TGAGTGTTACGACAAATTGGTCTCGTTTTTGCTGTACTGGTTTCGGAtttcaattccaaaacat CATCTACCACCAGACGTATCGAACAGAGAAGATTGCTGGTATGGATATGCATGTCGAACACAGCACCGCAGCGAAGAACATGCGCGCAAGAGAAATCATGTTTGCCGTCCAACCCGGGGTG gcccacaggccacacacgcGTTAAgccacacacacgttaagccatgcccgagaGCCATGCCCGAGGGACATGAAGGTCACTACAACGGATGA
- the LOC120006636 gene encoding E3 ubiquitin-protein ligase CHFR isoform X1 — protein MSLCQIAFAAKLKGTDFWGFELRIRSIYSWKSVNPPLQRCRHPMVKCGPSLVVICSEITSSSTEKHKWCKITRNSDLCSATIKNISSNSILVDEAPVQNEDDIVIKTGSDIVPDPDREGVLSYRFKLMPSPESQKQQIKVCIDFEHAKCSICLNIWHDVVTVAPCLHNFCNGCFSEWLRRSQEKHASVLCPHCRAIVQFVGRNHFLRNIEKDILQADTSLKRSEEEVALLDSYASIQSNLVIGTGKNHQRKRARTPMDVESDSLWFCPQCDTAFGGFRCNQSTIHLQCHACNGMMPSRTDITVPQHCLGCDRACCGAYWHAQRGMIGGDLHATCSHETFKPISQRTISQIPYLAHESNRHEQDVTKRCISQMGRTLQDIVSEWIAKLNNREIDRTRMPLNHAEMITAATHVCNECYDKLVSFLLYWFRISIPKHHLPPDVSNREDCWYGYACRTQHRSEEHARKRNHVCRPTRGGPQATHALSHTHVKPCPRAMPEGHEGHYNG, from the exons ATGAGTCTCTGTCAAATTGCTTTTGCCGCTAAATTGAAAGGCACAGACTTTTGGGGTTTTGAGCTTCGGATTCGATCAATATATTCATGGAAGTCGGTGAATCCTCCGCTGCAAAGATGTCGTCATCCGATGGTGAAGTGTGGGCCAAGCTTG GTGGTAATATGCTCAGAGATCACATCTTCTTCTACTGAGAAACATAAATGGTGCAAAATAACGAGGAATTCTGATCTATGTTCTGCGACAATAAAGAATATTAG TTCAAATTCAATACTTGTTGATGAAGCTCCTGTCCAAAATGAAGATGATATTGTTATCAAGACTGGCAGTGATATTGTTCCTGATCCTGATCGAGAAG GAGTTTTGAGCTATAGATTCAAATTAATGCCTAGCCCTGAATCTCAGAAGCAACAGATAAAG GTGTGTATTGATTTTGAGCATGCAAAATGCAGCATTTGCTTGAATATATGGCATGATGTTGTGACTGTTGCACCCTGCCTTCATAACTTCTG CAATGGTTGCTTTTCAGAGTGGTTGAGGAGATCCCAGGAGAAACATGCTAGTGTGCTCTGTCCACATTGTAGAGCAATTGTACAGTTTGTTGGAAGAAACCACTTTCTCCGTAATATAGAGAAG GATATACTACAAGCTGATACTTCTCTAAAACGATCGGAAGAGGAAGTTGCACTTTTGGATTCCTATGCATCAATACAGTCAAATCTT GTCATCGGGACTGGGAAGAATCATCAGCGAAAGAGGGCACGTACACCCATGGATGTGGAAAGTGACAGTTTATGGTTTTGTCCTCAATGTG ACACTGCATTTGGTGGATTTCGCTGCAACCAGAGCACTATCCACTTACAATGTCATGCTTGTAATGGCATGATGCCTTCCAGAACTGATATTACTGTACCACAACATT GTTTGGGATGTGATAGAGCATGTTGTGGTGCTTATTGGCATGCTCAAAGGGGTATGATAGGAGGTGACCTTCATGCAACGTGCAGTCATGAAACTTTTAAACCT ATTTCACAACGTACAATCTCTCAGATACCATATTTGGCACATGAAAGTAATCGACACGAACAAGAT GTGACGAAGAGGTGTATTAGTCAGATGGGGAGGACATTGCAGGATATTGTGTCAGAGTGGATTGCAAAGTTGAACAACCGAGAAATTG ATCGAACAAGGATGCCACTTAATCATGCTGAGATGATTACAGCAGCAACACATGTCTGCAA TGAGTGTTACGACAAATTGGTCTCGTTTTTGCTGTACTGGTTTCGGAtttcaattccaaaacat CATCTACCACCAGACGTATCGAACAGAGAAGATTGCTGGTATGGATATGCATGTCGAACACAGCACCGCAGCGAAGAACATGCGCGCAAGAGAAATCATGTTTGCCGTCCAACCCGGGGTG gcccacaggccacacacgcGTTAAgccacacacacgttaagccatgcccgagaGCCATGCCCGAGGGACATGAAGGTCACTACAACGGATGA
- the LOC119982798 gene encoding ferrochelatase-2, chloroplastic-like, which translates to MNCQALKMIVNSPCPTSPSASGRRFPRLLPRTVSTSQRIHHCSGVHLEAFLTSDLSDKYLVAKYSLRRSGTQCSISKQPLNKNSWPLGAMVASKSQDVSTTSRVGDENIGVLLLNLGGPETLDDVQPFLFNLFADPDIIRLPRLFRFLQKPLAQFVSVLRAPKSKEGYASIGGGSPLRRITDAQAEELGKSLWAKNVPAKVYVGMRYWHPFTEEAIKQIKRDGITKLVVLPLYPQFSISTSGSSLRLLESIFREDEYLVNMQHTIIPSWYQREGYIKAMANLIEKELENFDCPEKAVIFFSAHGVPLAYVEEAGDPYKAEMEECVDLIMEELEKRSRSNPYTLAYQSRVGPVEWLKPYTDETIIDLGRKGVKSLLAVPISFVSEHIETLEEIDVEYKELALKSGIEKWGRVPALGCEPTFLSDLADAVIESLPYVGAMAMSNIEARQSLVPLGSVEELLVAYDSQRRELPPPVTVWEWGWTKNAETWNGRAAMLAVLVLLVLEVTTGEGFIQQWGTLPLFR; encoded by the exons ATGAATTGTCAGGCACTGAAAATGATAGTGAATTCTCCTTGTCCTACTTCTCCTTCGGCTTCTGGACGCAGATTTCCACG GCTGTTGCCCCGGACAGTCTCTACCTCCCAAAGGATACATCATTGCTCTGGGGTCCATCTGGAGGCTTTTCTTACATCTGATCTATCAGATAAAtatctagttgcaaaatattcCTTGCGACGCTCTGGAACACAATGTTCAATCTCTAAGCAGCCACTCAACAAAAATTCTTGGCCCCTTGGAGCTATGGTGGCCTCAAAATCTCAGGATGTCTCCACCACATCTCGTGTTGGTGACGAAAACATAGGAGTCTTGTTGCTGAACCTTGGAGGTCCTGAAACTCTTGACGATGTGCAGCCTTTCCTATTTAACCTCTTTGCTGACCCG GATATCATACGATTGCCAAGATTGTTTCGCTTTCTTCAAAAGCCCTTGGCACAATTTGTATCTGTTCTGAGGGCACCCAAGAGCAAAGAAGGCTATGCCTCCATTGGTGGTGGTTCCCCTCTTCGACGGATAACCGATGCACAG GCTGAAGAGTTGGGGAAGTCGCTCTGGGCAAAGAATGTACCAGCAAAGGTTTATGTCGGTATGCGTTACTGGCATCCCTTTACTGAAGAAGCCATCAAACAG ATAAAAAGAGATGGAATTACAAAGCTTGTTGTGCTTCCGCTGTATCCTCAATTCTCTATATCAACAAGCGGTTCTAGCCTTAGACTTTTGGAAAGCATATTCCG GGAGGACGAATATCTAGTTAACATGCAGCACACAATCATACCATCCTGGTACCAGCGTGAAGGCTACATAAAGGCCATGGCAAATTTAATTGAGAAGGAATTAGAAAATTTTGACTGCCCTGAGAAG GCTGTGATATTTTTTAGCGCTCATGGGGTGCCACTTGCATATGTGGAAGAGGCTGGTGATCCCTACAAGGCAGAAATGGAGGAATGTGTAGATTTAATAATGGAAGAGTTAGAGAAGAGAAGTAGAAGTAATCCCTACACTCTTGCTTATCAG AGCAGAGTTGGACCTGTGGAGTGGCTAAAACCATATACTGATGAGACAATCATTGACCTCGGAAGAAAAGGAGTTAAAAGCCTTTTGGCTGTTCCAATTAG TTTTGTTAGTGAGCATATTGAAACTCTAGAGGAGATTGATGTTGAGTACAAAGAGTTAGCTCTAAAGTCTGGTATAGAAAAATGGGGACGTGTTCCTGCACTAGGCTGTGAACCCACATTCCTTTCGGATTTGGCAGACGCTGTCATTGAGAGTCTTCCCTATGTTGGTGCTATGGCCATGTCAAATATCGAAGCTCGACAG TCGTTAGTTCCACTCGGCAGTGTGGAAGAGTTATTGGTGGCATATGATTCACAACGTAGGGAGCTTCCCCCACCAGTTACAGTATGGGAATGGGGTTGGACAAAAAATGCTGAAACTTGGAACGGAAGAGCAGCCATGCTGGCAGTGCTTGTTCTATTGGTCCTGGAAGTAACAACCGGAGAAGGTTTCATACAACAGTGGGGGACATTGCCCTTATTTCGCTGA
- the LOC120008540 gene encoding transcription factor MYB8-like produces the protein MGRTPCCEKEHTNKGAWTKEEDERLINYIKAYGEGCWRSLPKAAGLLRCGKSCRLRWINYLRPDLKRGNFTDEEDEMIIHLHSLLGNKWSLIAARIPGRTDNEIKNYWNTHIKRKLNSRGIDPQTHTPLNSTSTASTTTTSNNSIKKGSSSNTNSTTKFQLESQNSLTKVMQAPQIVRGTTSCEESNSSSGITTEEVNPAAELNLDLSLGLSVQPAQPHQQVTFQVSGYQKQGVCFCYSLGQSCTCGGSMAGSITAQDNLYRLYKPY, from the exons ATGGGGAGAACCCCTTGTTGTGAGAAGGAACATACCAACAAGGGAGCTTGGaccaaagaagaagatgagcgTCTCATTAACTACATCAAGGCCTATGGTGAAGGCTGTTGGAGATCTCTCCCTAAAGCTGCTG GTTTGCTTCGATGTGGGAAGAGTTGTAGGCTTAGATGGATTAACTATTTGAGGCCCGATCTCAAGAGAGGCAATTTTACTGATGAGGAGGATGAAATGATAATACATCTTCACAGTTTGCTTGGTAACAA ATGGTCTCTCATTGCTGCTCGCATACCTGGAAGAACAGACAATGAGATTAAGAATTACTGGAACACCCACATCAAGAGAAAGCTCAACAGCCGTGGCATCGACCCCCAGACTCACACTCCACTCAACTCCACCAGCAccgcctccaccaccaccaccagtaaCAACAGCATCAAAAAGGGTAGCAGCAGCAACACCAATTCCACCACCAAGTTTCAGCTAGAGTCACAAAATTCATTGACAAAAGTGATGCAAGCGCCTCAGATAGTGAGGGGAACTACTTCTTGTGAAGAGTCTAATAGCAGCAGTGGCATCACAACAGAGGAAGTGAACCCTGCTGCAGAGCTCAATCTTGACCTCTCTTTAGGCCTTTCAGTGCAACCTgcacaaccacatcaacaagtGACCTTTCAAGTTTCTGGTTATCAAAAGCAAGGTGTATGCTTTTGCTACAGTTTGGGGCAGAGTTGCACATGTGGTGGTTCCATGGCAGGATCAATTACAGCTCAAGACAATCTCTACAGGCTCTACAAGCCTTATTAG
- the LOC120006636 gene encoding E3 ubiquitin-protein ligase CHFR isoform X4 yields the protein MSNEVVICSEITSSSTEKHKWCKITRNSDLCSATIKNISSNSILVDEAPVQNEDDIVIKTGSDIVPDPDREGVLSYRFKLMPSPESQKQQIKVCIDFEHAKCSICLNIWHDVVTVAPCLHNFCNGCFSEWLRRSQEKHASVLCPHCRAIVQFVGRNHFLRNIEKDILQADTSLKRSEEEVALLDSYASIQSNLVIGTGKNHQRKRARTPMDVESDSLWFCPQCDTAFGGFRCNQSTIHLQCHACNGMMPSRTDITVPQHCLGCDRACCGAYWHAQRGMIGGDLHATCSHETFKPISQRTISQIPYLAHESNRHEQDVTKRCISQMGRTLQDIVSEWIAKLNNREIDRTRMPLNHAEMITAATHVCNECYDKLVSFLLYWFRISIPKHHLPPDVSNREDCWYGYACRTQHRSEEHARKRNHVCRPTRGGPQATHALSHTHVKPCPRAMPEGHEGHYNG from the exons ATGTCAAACGAGGTGGTAATATGCTCAGAGATCACATCTTCTTCTACTGAGAAACATAAATGGTGCAAAATAACGAGGAATTCTGATCTATGTTCTGCGACAATAAAGAATATTAG TTCAAATTCAATACTTGTTGATGAAGCTCCTGTCCAAAATGAAGATGATATTGTTATCAAGACTGGCAGTGATATTGTTCCTGATCCTGATCGAGAAG GAGTTTTGAGCTATAGATTCAAATTAATGCCTAGCCCTGAATCTCAGAAGCAACAGATAAAG GTGTGTATTGATTTTGAGCATGCAAAATGCAGCATTTGCTTGAATATATGGCATGATGTTGTGACTGTTGCACCCTGCCTTCATAACTTCTG CAATGGTTGCTTTTCAGAGTGGTTGAGGAGATCCCAGGAGAAACATGCTAGTGTGCTCTGTCCACATTGTAGAGCAATTGTACAGTTTGTTGGAAGAAACCACTTTCTCCGTAATATAGAGAAG GATATACTACAAGCTGATACTTCTCTAAAACGATCGGAAGAGGAAGTTGCACTTTTGGATTCCTATGCATCAATACAGTCAAATCTT GTCATCGGGACTGGGAAGAATCATCAGCGAAAGAGGGCACGTACACCCATGGATGTGGAAAGTGACAGTTTATGGTTTTGTCCTCAATGTG ACACTGCATTTGGTGGATTTCGCTGCAACCAGAGCACTATCCACTTACAATGTCATGCTTGTAATGGCATGATGCCTTCCAGAACTGATATTACTGTACCACAACATT GTTTGGGATGTGATAGAGCATGTTGTGGTGCTTATTGGCATGCTCAAAGGGGTATGATAGGAGGTGACCTTCATGCAACGTGCAGTCATGAAACTTTTAAACCT ATTTCACAACGTACAATCTCTCAGATACCATATTTGGCACATGAAAGTAATCGACACGAACAAGAT GTGACGAAGAGGTGTATTAGTCAGATGGGGAGGACATTGCAGGATATTGTGTCAGAGTGGATTGCAAAGTTGAACAACCGAGAAATTG ATCGAACAAGGATGCCACTTAATCATGCTGAGATGATTACAGCAGCAACACATGTCTGCAA TGAGTGTTACGACAAATTGGTCTCGTTTTTGCTGTACTGGTTTCGGAtttcaattccaaaacat CATCTACCACCAGACGTATCGAACAGAGAAGATTGCTGGTATGGATATGCATGTCGAACACAGCACCGCAGCGAAGAACATGCGCGCAAGAGAAATCATGTTTGCCGTCCAACCCGGGGTG gcccacaggccacacacgcGTTAAgccacacacacgttaagccatgcccgagaGCCATGCCCGAGGGACATGAAGGTCACTACAACGGATGA
- the LOC120006636 gene encoding E3 ubiquitin-protein ligase CHFR isoform X3, which translates to MSLCQIAFAAKLKGTDFWGFELRIRSIYSWKSVNPPLQRCRHPMVKCGPSLVVICSEITSSSTEKHKWCKITRNSDLCSATIKNISSNSILVDEAPVQNEDDIVIKTGSDIVPDPDREGVLSYRFKLMPSPESQKQQIKVCIDFEHAKCSICLNIWHDVVTVAPCLHNFCNGCFSEWLRRSQEKHASVLCPHCRAIVQFVGRNHFLRNIEKDILQADTSLKRSEEEVALLDSYASIQSNLVIGTGKNHQRKRARTPMDVESDSLWFCPQCDTAFGGFRCNQSTIHLQCHACNGMMPSRTDITVPQHCLGCDRACCGAYWHAQRGMIGGDLHATCSHETFKPISQRTISQIPYLAHESNRHEQDVTKRCISQMGRTLQDIVSEWIAKLNNREIDRTRMPLNHAEMITAATHVCNECYDKLVSFLLYWFRISIPKHHLPPDVSNREDCWYGYACRTQHRSEEHARKRNHVCRPTRGGEKNP; encoded by the exons ATGAGTCTCTGTCAAATTGCTTTTGCCGCTAAATTGAAAGGCACAGACTTTTGGGGTTTTGAGCTTCGGATTCGATCAATATATTCATGGAAGTCGGTGAATCCTCCGCTGCAAAGATGTCGTCATCCGATGGTGAAGTGTGGGCCAAGCTTG GTGGTAATATGCTCAGAGATCACATCTTCTTCTACTGAGAAACATAAATGGTGCAAAATAACGAGGAATTCTGATCTATGTTCTGCGACAATAAAGAATATTAG TTCAAATTCAATACTTGTTGATGAAGCTCCTGTCCAAAATGAAGATGATATTGTTATCAAGACTGGCAGTGATATTGTTCCTGATCCTGATCGAGAAG GAGTTTTGAGCTATAGATTCAAATTAATGCCTAGCCCTGAATCTCAGAAGCAACAGATAAAG GTGTGTATTGATTTTGAGCATGCAAAATGCAGCATTTGCTTGAATATATGGCATGATGTTGTGACTGTTGCACCCTGCCTTCATAACTTCTG CAATGGTTGCTTTTCAGAGTGGTTGAGGAGATCCCAGGAGAAACATGCTAGTGTGCTCTGTCCACATTGTAGAGCAATTGTACAGTTTGTTGGAAGAAACCACTTTCTCCGTAATATAGAGAAG GATATACTACAAGCTGATACTTCTCTAAAACGATCGGAAGAGGAAGTTGCACTTTTGGATTCCTATGCATCAATACAGTCAAATCTT GTCATCGGGACTGGGAAGAATCATCAGCGAAAGAGGGCACGTACACCCATGGATGTGGAAAGTGACAGTTTATGGTTTTGTCCTCAATGTG ACACTGCATTTGGTGGATTTCGCTGCAACCAGAGCACTATCCACTTACAATGTCATGCTTGTAATGGCATGATGCCTTCCAGAACTGATATTACTGTACCACAACATT GTTTGGGATGTGATAGAGCATGTTGTGGTGCTTATTGGCATGCTCAAAGGGGTATGATAGGAGGTGACCTTCATGCAACGTGCAGTCATGAAACTTTTAAACCT ATTTCACAACGTACAATCTCTCAGATACCATATTTGGCACATGAAAGTAATCGACACGAACAAGAT GTGACGAAGAGGTGTATTAGTCAGATGGGGAGGACATTGCAGGATATTGTGTCAGAGTGGATTGCAAAGTTGAACAACCGAGAAATTG ATCGAACAAGGATGCCACTTAATCATGCTGAGATGATTACAGCAGCAACACATGTCTGCAA TGAGTGTTACGACAAATTGGTCTCGTTTTTGCTGTACTGGTTTCGGAtttcaattccaaaacat CATCTACCACCAGACGTATCGAACAGAGAAGATTGCTGGTATGGATATGCATGTCGAACACAGCACCGCAGCGAAGAACATGCGCGCAAGAGAAATCATGTTTGCCGTCCAACCCGGGGTG GGGAAAAAAATCCATGA